A single genomic interval of Daucus carota subsp. sativus chromosome 1, DH1 v3.0, whole genome shotgun sequence harbors:
- the LOC108216663 gene encoding pentatricopeptide repeat-containing protein At5g48730, chloroplastic yields MASLSGPTTPFPPPINRRPESQPAKNMEALKLKERENKERKVMVNNKIASQKAISIILRREATKAVIEKKRGPTNSKKLLPRTVLEALHERITALRWESALKVFELLQEQLWYRPNSGIYVKLIVMLGKCKQPEKAHSLFQAMVDEGCPINVESYTALLSAYSRSGYLNEAFYILEEMKNTSDCQPDVFTYSILIKSCLQVYAFDKVQYLLSDMTSQGVKPNTITYNTLIDSYGKAKKFTQMESILVEMLHQQEVEPDVWTMNSTLRAFGNSGQIEMMEKCYEKFQCAGIQPSIKTFNILLDSYGKTGNYEKMSAVMEFMEKYHFSWSLVTYNVVIDAFGRAGDLKQMEFLFRLMQSEKIKPNCVTLCSLVRAYGQAGKAEKLTGVLRYTENSDVTLDTVFFNCLIDAYGMMGCVAEMKNALEIMERKGCKPDKITYRTMIKAYSMSNMTSQVKEFKAVLASLGSTSP; encoded by the exons ATGGCATCTTTATCCGGGCCCACAACCCCATTTCCACCGCCGATTAACCGGAGACCGGAAAGTCAACCGGCCAAAAATATGGAGGCCTTGAAactaaaagaaagagaaaacaaAGAGAGAAAAGTGATGGTGAATAACAAGATAGCATCACAGAAAGCAATTTCGATAATATTGAGAAGAGAAGCTACAAAGGCTGTGATTGAGAAGAAAAGGGGACCTACCAACTCCAAAAAGCTCTTGCCCAGAACTGTTCTTGAAGCTCTTCATGAAAGAATCACTGCTTTGCGTTGGGAGTCTGCTCTTAAG GTTTTTGAGTTACTGCAGGAGCAGCTTTGGTACAGGCCAAACTCTGGTATCTATGTCAAGCTAATTGTTATGCTTGGAAAATGTAAGCAACCTGAGAAAGCCCATTCATTATTTCAGGCCATGGTCGATGAAGGTTGCCCCATTAACGTTGAATCGTACACTGCTCTTTTGTCTGCTTACAGTCGAAGTGGCTATCTAAACGAAGCATTTTACATCCTAGAAGAAATGAAGAACACTTCTGATTGTCAACCTGATGTCTTCACGTACTCGATCCTCATAAAATCTTGCCTCCAAGTTTATGCTTTTGACAAAGTGCAATATCTGCTTTCTGACATGACATCACAAGGAGTAAAACCCAACACAATCACATACAATACCCTCATTGATTCATATGGGAAAGCAAAGAA GTTCACACAAATGGAATCAATTCTTGTTGAGATGCTCCACCAGCAGGAAGTTGAGCCTGATGTATGGACCATGAACTCCACACTGAGAGCATTTGGAAACAGTGGGCAGATTGAGATGATGGAGAAGTGTTATGAGAAGTTTCAATGTGCTGGAATTCAACCCAGCATTAAGACCTTCAATATACTCTTAGATTCCTATGGAAAAACTGGCAATTATGAGAAAATGAGTGCCGTAATGGAATTTATGGAGAAATATCACTTCTCATGGTCACTTGTCACGTACAACGTAGTGATAGATGCATTTGGAAGAGCTGGTGATCTCAAACAGATGGAATTTTTGTTTAGGTTAATGCAGTCAGAGAAAATAAAACCAAATTGTGTCACACTTTGTTCACTTGTAAGAGCTTATGGTCAAGCGGGAAAAGCTGAAAAACTCACTGGTGTTCTGcgttatacagaaaattcagaTGTAACACTAGATACTGTGTTTTTTAACTGCCTGATTGATGCTTATGGGATGATGGGATGCGTAGCAGAGATGAAAAATGCTCTTGAAATAATGGAGAGGAAAGGATGCAAGCCTGATAAAATTACATATAGAACCATGATTAAGGCCTATTCTATGAGTAACATGACTAGCCAGGTGAAGGAGTTCAAGGCTGTGCTTGCGTCACTAGGGAGCACTTCACCATGA